DNA from Spirosoma oryzicola:
CTCGCTCCACCAATGAGACTGCCAATAGTTGTCGTTAAAAAGTAAATCGTTAATAGCGTCGCCAGACTCCAGGTCAGCACCCCGTGGATGATACCGTCAAAAAGACGGGGCGCGCTAGCTAGTCGGCCTGCAATCCATCCACCGACAAACAGAGAGAGTAAGCTGCTGATAACATACCATATAGCTCCCCCCGTACCTAGTCCTGCCGTTGGGTTTTGTTCCGTCTCCGGGTCGATGGTGCTCAATCCGATGCCGAGCCCTAATAGCGACAGCAATAACTGGCTTACAATTGCTACCAGTACACCGGCGAAGACGGCACTCCAAGAAATTCGTTTTACAAAAGAGCTGCGGCCATAAGCCGTGCTGTTAAAAGAAGTAAGTTCTCGTTCCATTGTGTTTAATAGTTAATTATGATAAAGCGTTGTGTGGCTGCCCAGAATCCCTGCTGCACTATTTTCTATTCTCTTAGGCAACACTCGTTCAACAACTTAGGGCTTGAAAGCGAATCCCCGGATCGGTGCGGTCCGGGGATTCTTTTGTTGAGTAAATCAGAAGACCCGTTGCTAACAAGCAAACTGTTAGCTGAACTTAACGGTATCTTTTATAGAGTCGATACCAGCTTTAGCCTTGTCTGCCAGATGGTTCGCTCCGTGCTGCGCCTTGTGAGCGTAATTGCTGAATTCATCTTCTGCTTTGCCAGCAACTGACGCTACACCGTTTTCAAAGGCATCAAACTTATCCTCCGCCCGCTCTTTGGCTTTGTGCCACTGGTGTTTTGCTTCTTTTGTCTCGTCGTGTACCTTCTTCGCAATTTGCTTACGCAATTTCTTACCTGAGCGGGGGGCCAGCAAGAGACCGATGGCCAAGCCAGAGACTACTCCTGTTAATAATCCAGTCAGAAAAGTGGTATCGGTAACGTAGTCCTGAACATCCTTTCTTTGTTCGAAAAGCATATGATTAGCTTGTTTATGTGGGCAATAAAGACCAATGATTCATATGAGGTAAAAATTATACCAGATGATCACCAAATAGCTATCTTACTGACTATAAATGGGTTTCAGGACGTAAAGAATTTTTTCTAATTACTTTACTAGTAGAGTATAATACTCAATTATGTTGCATAATTTACTCATAATTTAAGTAAATTTACCCTGTAAAAGCTGTTCATATTTGCTATTATTACTTACTTCCATAAGGTCAACTCTTAAGTCTTACAAGACATTTTTTTTCCTTTGGTAAGGTCAGTCTAGGCGTCCCTACTCAGGCAATATAAATATATACACTTGTACATAAACAGTTTAGGTTATACAAATACAGCGTTTGTCTTCGCCCGAACAGAAATCAATGGTTCCAAAATAGTCTCTACAAAGCGTTAGCTATCAAAGGTAAGCACTCTATATTTTTAAGTATATATACTCATTTATTAAAGCAGGGATAATGGTTGATAGATTCACTGTCTTTATAATGAATAATGGCGATACAAGTGCAAGGCCGAGTTGTACCTTGAAAAGGCAGCTTCGCTATACCAATTCTAGCGCTGACAGATTCCTATTTGCCTTTGAGCGAAACGCGAAAACACTGTCGTGGGACAGTGTTTTCGCGTTTCGCATGATACCTTATTCATCGGGTTAAGGCTTGACTGAAATGAAAAAAGCTGATTTGCAAACAGGTTCTTACCCGTTGAAGAACCATGTTTGGTCAGGTAATCTACCACTAATCAAGAACGATTACCGATTTTCCGATGCCTTTACCCCGACGGGCTTCTTGGTAGGCTTCCCGGACGTTGTTTATGGAGTACGACTTGTCCAGCACGATTTGCAAGCCATCTTCGGCTAAATAGGTTAATGCGTTGAGCCCCTCAACAGTCGATTTTAAGATTAGAACCTTACTTTTCCG
Protein-coding regions in this window:
- a CDS encoding YtxH domain-containing protein, with translation MLFEQRKDVQDYVTDTTFLTGLLTGVVSGLAIGLLLAPRSGKKLRKQIAKKVHDETKEAKHQWHKAKERAEDKFDAFENGVASVAGKAEDEFSNYAHKAQHGANHLADKAKAGIDSIKDTVKFS